Proteins found in one Isachenkonia alkalipeptolytica genomic segment:
- a CDS encoding Veg family protein has product MANGNTLDQIRKNITGYIGQKVTLKADKGRKKVMVKEGVLENTYPSIFVVKIEGEFDADRRICYSYSDVLTSTVELTFSTQQDPIEVN; this is encoded by the coding sequence AATACGTTAGATCAAATCAGAAAGAACATTACAGGCTACATCGGCCAGAAAGTTACGCTTAAGGCGGATAAAGGCCGGAAGAAAGTGATGGTGAAAGAAGGCGTATTAGAGAACACCTATCCGAGTATTTTTGTCGTTAAAATCGAAGGAGAATTTGACGCAGACAGAAGAATTTGCTACAGTTATTCGGATGTATTGACTTCCACAGTGGAACTGACATTCAGCACTCAACAAGACCCGATTGAGGTTAATTAA